In Candidatus Margulisiibacteriota bacterium, the sequence AGTCATCGAAGGCACTGCCGGGCAGAAGGCTAAAACATTGTGGAAGCTGGTACAGAAACCCCAACTCTATAACAAATGCAAAAATAATGCCTTCGAGAGAATGGGAAGTCCTGGTGCAGCTAAGAGAATTGTTAGTGAAATTCTGAAATAGTAAAGGGTAGCATGTTGGCGTTAGAAAATATTAAAAGAAAAATCGATATCAGAATAGGTGTTTTTAAAGAAACCTTATACTATAGACTTATCAGGTATATGAAACCTCATACCCGATGGGTTGCGATATCTCTTGGAATCTCGCTTGTTTATGGGGCTGCTAATGCTTTAAATGTTCCTCTTTCAAGGGATATTTTTGAGACACTAAGTAAAATAAGCAGCGGTAGTACGACGCATAATTATTTCGCCTTGTTTTCCGTATACGTAGTTTATGCAATTATTCTTCGTCTTTCTGGTATTGTATGTAAATTTTTTCAGACGTATATTATGTCTTATGTTTCCCAGCGGATAATTATCGATATGCGGATGGATATGTACCAGCATCTTCACCGGTTATCAATGGATTTTTTTAAGAAATGGAAGCTCGGGGACATTCTTTCTCGTATTTTTGGCGATATTGATCAAGTGCAGAGTACCATTCTGTCTAATTTTACTTCGGTATTCCCAGAGTTGATAAAGCTGATTGGTGTTCTTGGATATATCACCTTCCTTAACTGGCAATTGACACTAGGAACGTTAATTATTGTTCCTTTTTTGATGTATATTATTGATTGGTTCGGAAATAAATTGAAATTAATCTCCGGTAAGATCCAGAAAAAAAATGCGGATATTTTTTCTGTCATCCAAGAAGCATTGTCTGCTATTTTCATCGTCCAGTCTTTTACCATGGAAGGTCATGAAATTAAAAAGTTTTCTAAGCAGAATGAAAAGAGTTTTAAAATATCCATGAAAGGGCTTCGCATCGATGCATTACGCAGTCCGGTTATTGAGCTGCTTCAATTCGCAGCCATATCTCTTGTAATATGGTTCGGGGGATATCAGATCTATATTGGAAAAATGAGCGGTCCGGAACTAGCCTCTTTTTTTATCGGCGTACTTTTGTTAATAGATCCTATTTTGGCTTTATCCCGTGTTTATACTCAGACCCAGAGATCAATGGCGTCGGCGCGAAGAGTTTTTACCCTT encodes:
- a CDS encoding ABC transporter ATP-binding protein encodes the protein MLALENIKRKIDIRIGVFKETLYYRLIRYMKPHTRWVAISLGISLVYGAANALNVPLSRDIFETLSKISSGSTTHNYFALFSVYVVYAIILRLSGIVCKFFQTYIMSYVSQRIIIDMRMDMYQHLHRLSMDFFKKWKLGDILSRIFGDIDQVQSTILSNFTSVFPELIKLIGVLGYITFLNWQLTLGTLIIVPFLMYIIDWFGNKLKLISGKIQKKNADIFSVIQEALSAIFIVQSFTMEGHEIKKFSKQNEKSFKISMKGLRIDALRSPVIELLQFAAISLVIWFGGYQIYIGKMSGPELASFFIGVLLLIDPILALSRVYTQTQRSMASARRVFTLIDIEPSIKEISKPIIFDSINGEVRFENINFYYEKSEGNVLRNIDITVTPGEIVALVGASGSGKTTFANLIPRFYDPTDGRMLVDGINIKDCQIFSLRNQIAIVPQDAMLFSGTIKDNISYGKLDATMEEIIEAAKKANAYEFIVKLKNGFYTRVGERGARLSGGQKQRISIARAILRNPKILILDEATSALDTESERLVQDALYKLMEGRTSFVIAHRLSTIVNADRIFVFDNGSIVEIGTHEELMKIDEGNYRKLYNLQFKRTSMPDIE